From the Prunus dulcis chromosome 4, ALMONDv2, whole genome shotgun sequence genome, one window contains:
- the LOC117624748 gene encoding pollen-specific leucine-rich repeat extensin-like protein 1 isoform X1: MQGSGCFLVFFLFFSSFSSFSSALTNAEASSIARRQLLALPEGGDFPDHYEFEVELNLNFPNTRLRRAYIALQAWKKAIYSDPLKTTENWVGANVCSYTGVFCAKALDDPELEVVAGIDLNHADIAGYLPVELGLLTDIALFHINSNRFCGIIPKSFSRLTLLHEFDVSNNRFVGSFPEVVLHIPNLKYLDLRFNNFEGKLPPELFNKKLDGLFLNDNRFTSTIPDTLGNSPVSVLVVANNDLEGCIPNSIGKMVNTLNEIILSNNKFAGCLPPEIGYLSKVTVFDISSNTFSGILSKTFKGLEKLEEVDISHNMLTGFVPESICTLPNLVNFTFSDNFFNGETQECVPSSRKNVVFDDISNCLPDRPQQKLAKECQVVVSKPVDCGKAKCGGGQGGGQGPSKPSQPPVEKPKTPKPEQPKQQPPPQPKQQPPKPSPESVPTPSTPKPQPPKEEPPKKEQPPKEEPPKEQPPKEEPPKEQPPKEEPPKEQPPKEEPPKEQPPKEEPPKEEPPKEEPPKEEPPKEQPQKEEPHKEQPPKEEPPKEEPPKEEPPKEEQPKEQPPKEERPKEQPPKEEPPKEEPPKEEPPKEEPPKEEPPKEELPKEQPPKEEPPKEQPPKEEPPKEQPPKEEPPKEAPPKEEPPKEQPLKEEPPKETLTPEPSPEPVASPPEIVEEGPPPPEPTTTSPRVPVHPPPPAPVTMPPSPEPTGQSPVFPIHPPPPPVHSLPPLVNSPLPPVQSPPPPVHSPPPPVHSPPPAHSPPPPVHYPPPPVHSPPPPVHSPPPPVNSPPPPVHSPPPPVHSPPPPVNSPPPPVHSPPPPAPVHSPPPPAPVNSPPPPIHSPPPPAPVHSPPPPVQSPPPPTPVHSPPPPIQSPPPPAPIHSPPPPVHSPPPPVQSPPPPTPIHSPPPPIHSPPPPIHSPPPPVHSPPPPVQSPPPPAPVHSPPPPVYSPPPPVQSPPPPAPVHSPPPPVHSPPPPVHSPPPPVHSPPPPIQSPPPPAPVYSPPPPVQSPPPPTQSPPPPENSPPPPSPSPSPPPLVVSSPPPVDDFVLPPTFGSQYSSPPPPMFQGY, encoded by the coding sequence ATGCAGGGCTCTGGCTGCTTCctagttttctttcttttcttttcttcattctcttccttctcctcTGCTCTAACCAATGCCGAAGCGTCCTCTATTGCACGTAGACAGCTGTTAGCCCTCCCTGAAGGCGGTGACTTTCCTGATCATTATGAATTTGAGGTTGAGTTGAACCTGAACTTTCCCAACACCAGGCTTAGACGTGCATACATTGCACTTCAAGCATGGAAAAAGGCCATATACTCAGACCCTCTTAAAACAACAGAGAACTGGGTTGGTGCTAATGTCTGCTCTTATACCGGAGTGTTCTGTGCAAAAGCTCTTGATGACCCAGAATTAGAGGTTGTGGCTGGCATTGATCTCAACCATGCCGACATTGCAGGATACCTTCCTGTTGAATTAGGCCTGTTGACCGACATCGCCTTGTTCCACATAAACTCCAACAGGTTCTGTGGTATCATCCCCAAGAGCTTCTCTAGGCTAACTCTTCTCCATGAGTTCGATGTTAGCAACAACCGATTCGTGGGATCGTTCCCAGAAGTTGTCCTGCATATTCCAAACCTCAAGTATCTTGACCTCAGGTTTAATAATTTTGAGGGGAAATTGCCTCCTGAGCTCTTCAACAAGAAATTGGATGGCCTGTTCTTGAACGACAACAGGTTCACATCCACCATTCCTGACACGCTTGGTAACTCCCCTGTCTCAGTTCTTGTGGTCGCCAACAATGATCTTGAGGGCTGCATCCCTAACAGCATTGGAAAGATGGTAAACACTTTGAACGAGATCATCTTGTCCAACAACAAGTTTGCTGGGTGTTTGCCTCCTGAAATCGGATATCTCTCAAAGGTGACTGTGTTTGATATTAGTTCAAACACATTCAGTGGGATCTTGTCCAAAACTTTCAAAGGCCTAGAGAAGTTGGAAGAGGTGGATATTTCACACAACATGCTAACTGGGTTTGTTCCTGAGAGTATATGCACATTGCCAAACTTAGTGAACTTCACATTCTCTGATAACTTCTTCAATGGTGAGACCCAAGAATGTGTACCGTCTTCTCGGAAGAACGTTGTGTTTGATGACATAAGCAACTGCTTACCAGATAGGCCTCAACAAAAGTTAGCAAAAGAATGTCAAGTTGTTGTTAGCAAACCAGTGGATTGCGGTAAGGCAAAGTGTGGAGGTGGACAAGGAGGTGGACAAGGACCATCAAAACCATCTCAGCCTCCAGTTGAGAAGCCAAAGACACCAAAGCCAGAACAACCTAAACAACAACCTCCTCCACAACCTAAGCAACAACCACCAAAACCATCACCGGAATCGGTTCCAACACCTTCTACACCCAAACCACAACCCCCTAAAGAAGAACCTCCCAAGAAGGAACAACCCCCCAAAGAGGAGCCACCAAAGGAACAACCTCCAAAAGAGGAGCCACCCAAGGAACAACCTCCCAAGGAGGAGCCACCCAAGGAACAACCTCCCAAGGAGGAGCCACCAAAAGAACAACCACCCAAGGAGGAGCCACCAAAGGAGGAACCACCCAAGGAAGAGCCACCAAAGGAAGAACCACCCAAAGAGCAGCCACAAAAGGAAGAACCTCACAAAGAGCAGCCACCAAAGGAAGAGCCACCAAAGGAAGAACCACCCAAGGAGGAGCCACCAAAGGAAGAACAACCCAAAGAGCAACCACCAAAGGAAGAACGTCCTAAGGAGCAGCCACCAAAAGAAGAACCACCCAAGGAGGAGCCACCAAAGGAAGAACCTCCCAAAGAGGAGCCACCAAAGGAAGAACCTCCCAAGGAGGAGCTACCCAAAGAACAGCCTCCTAAAGAGGAACCACCCAAAGAACAGCCTCCTAAGGAGGAGCCACCCAAGGAGCAACCTCCCAAAGAAGAGCCACCAAAGGAAGCACCTCCCAAAGAGGAGCCACCCAAAGAACAGCCTCTCAAAGAGGAACCACCTAAAGAAACTCTCACACCAGAACCATCTCCAGAACCAGTTGCTAGCCCCCCTGAAATAGTTGAAGAAGGACCACCACCACCTGAGCCTACCACTACAAGTCCTAGGGTTCCAgttcatcctcctcctccagcACCTGTAACAATGCCACCATCGCCTGAACCCACAGGGCAAAGTCCTGTATTTCCAATCcaccctcctcctccaccagTTCACTCTCTTCCACCACTAGTCAACTCACCCCTTCCACCAGTGCAATCACCTCCTCCACCAGTCCattctccaccaccacctgtCCACTCTCCACCACCAGCTCATTCTCCACCACCCCCAGTCCATTATCCTCCACCTCCAGTCCACTCTCCCCCACCACCGGTTCACTCTCCTCCACCCCCAGTCAACTCTCCTCCGCCCCCGGTTCACTCTCCTCCGCCCCCGGTTCACTCTCCTCCACCCCCAGTCAACTCTCCTCCGCCCCCGGTCCactctcctccaccaccagCACCAGTCCactctcctccaccaccagCACCAGTCAACTCTCCTCCGCCCCCGATCCactctcctccaccaccagCACCAGTCCACTCTCCACCACCCCCGGTCCAATCACCCCCACCACCAACACCAGTCCACTCTCCTCCACCTCCGATCCAATCACCTCCACCACCAGCACCAATCCACTCTCCACCACCACCGGTCCACTCTCCTCCACCCCCGGTCCAATCACCCCCACCACCAACACCAATCCactctcctccaccaccaaTCCACTCTCCACCACCACCGATCCACTCTCCTCCACCACCGGTCCACTCTCCACCACCCCCGGTCCAATCACCCCCACCACCAGCACCAGTCCACTCTCCACCACCACCGGTCTACTCTCCTCCACCCCCGGTCCAATCACCCCCACCACCAGCACCAGTCCACTCTCCACCACCACCGGTCCACTCTCCTCCACCACCGGTCCACTCTCCTCCACCACCTGTCCATTCTCCACCACCCCCGATCCAATCACCCCCACCACCAGCACCAGTCTACTCGCCGCCACCTCCAGTccaatcaccaccaccacctacCCAGTCTCCACCGCCTCCAGAAAACTCTCCTCCCCcaccttctccttctccttcaccTCCTCCTCTCGTTGTCTCATCACCCCCTCCAGTAGATGACTTTGTCCTGCCACCAACCTTCGGCTCCCAATACTCATCTCCACCTCCACCAATGTTCCAGGGCTACTAA